Genomic segment of Phycisphaerales bacterium:
CCCCGGCGACTACGCGGCGATGGTGGTTGGCGACGCGACGCACAACGGCCGGCCCGACATCGCCATCGTCAGCGACCAGGGCAGCCTCTTCAACTCGCGCAACAAGCTGCAGTTCTTCCGCGAGACGACCGAGCCGCGGGCGCTGCGCATCCGCGTTACGGGGCCGCCGAGGTATCGCACCATTCGCGAAGGCGCGGTGGTCTTCATCGACTGGACGTGCGCGGTGCCCGGCAACGTGCCGGCGCGCGTGAAAATCGAATTGAGCGAAGCGGGCCGGCTCGGGCCATGGATGACCCTCGGCGACAACCTGCCCAACAGCGGGCGCTATCAGGCAAGGGTCGATGTGACGCAGTACAACGCCGAAGCGTACCTCCGCGCGACGGTGACGACGTCCAGCGGCAGCGCCGTGGATGTGGCGGGTCCGTTTTCGATTCTGCCTCGTTGACTCACACTCTCGCGCTTTGTGTTCGGGAGCACTGCATTGGAATTTGCCATGACTGAACCGACGGCGTCTCCCAACAACCTGCCACCTGCCACGTTCACGCTCGGAACCTTCGCGCGGACGCTGCTGCTCATCTCGGTGGCGTTGATCGCGGGGATGACGATTCGCCGGAAAGTCAATGCGAATGCGGACCTGCAGATGGCCTATCTGGCGGGATTCGTCGTCGGAACGCTCGGCACGTCGGCGCTGCTGGCGATGATCTTGTGGGGCATCGGATGGTGCTTCTATCGCGTTTCGCGCCGCAGCCGCACCATTGGACGCAGTGTCGTTCTCGTGCTGTCCAGCATTCTGGCGTTTGGCACGCTGGTCAACGGCCTGATCGAATCACGGAATTCGCGAGCAGAGGCGCGGGTGCATGAAATCGTGCACAACATCCACGCGGATCGCGAGAAACAATTCAACGAGACCGGCGTGATCATCCCAGACGTTGATGCGGTGCACGAGGCGAACACCGCCCTGTCCGAGTTCGTCAACTCGAAGTCCGGCATCGAGAAGATTACGGGCCAGATCATGGTCGAGTTCAACAACGAGCTGATTGAGCTGGCGGCACAGTACCAGAAGGCCGTCGAGGCATTCGGCAGCGCCGGCGGCAACGAGGTGAGCACGATAACCGATGCGAAGGTGATCACCGCCCGGATCGATCTCATTGACGCGGCTCTCAAGTGCAGCGGGGCAGTCTCAGACGCGCTCGAAGCAGCGCCTGAAACGCTGCATACGAAAATGCTCCAGCGCGGCGTTCCGGATGACTATGCGGGAAAGTTCCTTGCAAGCGCGTTCATTGCAATGCGTCTCGTCGAGGCCATGGAGATTCGCCGTCTGGAAACACTGATTCTCCAACTCCAGCGGCAGCAACTTCAGTTTCTCGAAACGCGGTGGGGCTACTGGTCGTTCGACAGCGAGACGAATCAGATCGTCATCGAGGCTGAAGACCTTGCATCCAAGTACGACGACCTGATCCATGAAATGGAAGAGGCGGTGCAAGCGCAACAGGTTCTGCTGCGCTCTCTGATCGATGCCCAGCAAGACCGAAATTGAGCTGGACCTGATCTGGAACAGGCTCGCCGCGTCACGCCGGACTCGGCACCACTCCCGAGCCGGGTTCTTCGCCGTCTGCGGCCGGGGCGTTCTTGCCGACGATCGACTCGCCGGGGGCTCGCTTCTTGCGATGCTCGGCGGCGAGCAGGTCGCTCACCGTGGGCTTGTCGATCGTGTCACCGCGCATCAGGCGGTGCACTTCGTCGGCGCTGAGCGTCTCGAACTTGAGCAGCGCATCGGCGACGGCCTCGACCTTTTGCCAGTTCTCGCGGATCAGCTTTTCGCAGTCGGTGTACGCCTCGTCGCTGAGGCGCTTGATCTCCTCGTCGATGATGCGTGCCGTTTCGTCTGAATAGCCTTTCTCGGGCAGCGCGAAGTCGCCGGCTTCGTCGTGGCCGTAGCGCACGAATCCCAGCCGCTTGCTCATGCCCCATTCGAGGATCATCATCCGCGCGAAGGCGGTGACCTGGGCAATGTCCTGGGCCGCGCCCGACGACACGTCGCCGGTCATGATCTCCTCAGCGATGCGGCCGCCGCACATGACGCGCATGGTGGACTGGAGGTACTTGAGCCCAAAGCCGTAGCGGTCCTTTTCGGGCAGGCTGAACGTCGCCCCGCCGTACTGGCCGCGCGGAATGATCGTCACCTTGTGCAGCGGATCGGCGTCAGGCAGCAGCGACTGCACCACGGCGTGTCCTGCTTCGTGGTAGGCCGTGGCCACCTTTTCCTTTTCTTCGATGACGCGGCTCTTGCGGGCCCGGCCGAACTTGATCTTGTCGCGCGACTCGTCGAGGTCGTCCTGATCGACGTAGTCCTTGCCGGCGAGGGTGGCGATGATCGCCGCTTCGTTGATGATCGCGGCGAGATCGGCGCCCGAGAACATCGGCGTGCCGCGCGCTGTGCGCTCGAGGTTGACCGTCGGCGCCAGTTTCACCTTGCGCGCGTGGACCTTGAGGATCTCCGTGCGGCCCTTGAGATCGGGCAGCGAGACGATGACCTGGCGGTCGAAGCGGCCCGGGCGCGTCAGCGCCGGGTCGAGCACGTCGGCGCGGTTGGTCGCGGCGATGACGATGACCTGGTCGCTGGTTTCGAAGCCGTCCATCTCGACGAGAATCGCGTTGAGCGTCTGCTCGCGCTCGTCGTTGCCGCCGGTGGCAAATCCGCTGCCGCGCTTGCGGCCGACGGCGTCGATCTCATCGAGGAAGATGATGCAGGGATTATTTTCCTTGGCCTGCTTGAAGAGGTCGCGCACGCGGCTGGCTCCGACGCCCACGAACATCTCAACGAAGTCAGAGCCGGAGATCGAGAAGAAAGGCACGTCCGCCTCGCCGGCGATGGCCTTGGCCAGCAGCGTCTTGCCGCAGCCCGGCGGGCCGTTGAGCAGCACGCCGCGCGGGATGCGCGCGCCCAGGCGCTGAAACTTCTTGGGATTCTTGAGGAACTCGACGATCTCGGTGAGTTCGTCTTTGGCCTCTTCGATGCCCGCCACGTCGGCAAAGGTGACGTTGGTGTGTTCCTTGCTGGTCAGGCGGTGCCGCGAGCGGCCGAAGCTGCCGAACATCCCCGCCCCGCCACCGGCGCTGCGCAGGCCGCGGAACAGGAAGAACCAGATCACGCCGAAGATGAGGATCCACGGCAGCAGGCCCACGAGCAGGCTGGGCCAGAGGGACGGATTCGCGTCGTCTTTCCATGCCCCGTTGGTGAGTTCATTCAGTTGCTGCTTGTAGAACTCGTCGGGCTTGCTGATGGGAACGCGGATGGTGCCCTTTGGATAGTTGCCGGTGCTCTCGCGCAGCTCGCCGTAGATCCCGTTGGCGCGGAGCACGACGCTGTCGCGATCGATCTTGTCCTGCTCATACAGCGTCTGGAACTCACCCCAGAGCAGGGCCTGGCCCGGCTGCTTGCTGTTGAAAACGACGAAAAGCAGCAGCGCCAGCGCCACGAGCATGATCCACATGAGCAGGCTGCGGCTCATGCGCATGTTCGGCGGCGGAGGCGGCTGATCGGGGCGACGACCCGGGCCACCCGGCTCGCGCGAGTCGCGTTTCTGATTCTTCGGAGAATTGTCAGCCATGAGGTGCTGTTCCCACAAGCCCCTGCAGCCCGGCCCTGTGCCGCGCGTGCGATGCCCGTGTTGGTTTATCGGCTCCACCCGGCCGACGGTTAATCCTACGCCTCAAGTCTCACCATTGATCGCGCATTGCCGCGACGATTTGCTCGGCCAGCCGCTGACTGACGCCGAATTCCGCGATTTCCGGCCTCTCGCCCACGGGTCGTGAAGGCATGTACTCGTCGCCGACCGAAAAGTTCTGCCGCTGCACGATCATCTTGCCCGTGCGCACGTCCCGCCACTGGAAATCGACCGTCACGCTCAGCAGCATTTCGCGCACCAGCCCGCTGCCCCGGGAGCGGTTCAATCGCGTCTTTTCCACGCCCGTGATCGTGCCCGACAGTTCCGTCTGCGCCGCGTCACTCGTATTCACCACGGCGTAGGGCGTGCGCTTCTGGATCTCTTTGATCAGCGCATCGGTGATCTCTCGCTCGACGCCGGTGTAGTAGGTGCGGTTGTCGAAAATCGGCACCGCGATGCTGTGGTATTTCTCGGGGTAGAGACTGTCGGCGGTGTAGCCCGTGCGATCGCCCGAGCCGTCGGTCGAGGCGCAGCCGGTGATGGCTGCGGCCGCGCTCAGCGCGGCGGTGGCAGCCGCGATTCGCACCAGCGTTCTCATGGCTGATCCTCCACCGGCGGGCCGGCAGGCTCAGGCTCGGCCGACTCGGGCCCTGTCGCCTCCGGGGCCGCCGCATCGGCCGTCACCGGCGGTGCGTCCTGGAGCAGCTCCTCGGGCACTTCGTCGCTCACCCAGCCGCGCTCTTTCATCGCCTTGTAGGCCCGCTGGGCGGCGAGGGTGGAAGAGTGCTTGTCGATGAGCCGCTTGAGCACGAACCTGGCCGAGACTTCATCTTTGCGGCGCAGATAGAAATCGGCATCGACGAGCATCTTCTCAGCCCGCGCTTCTTCGATGCGCTGCTGCAGCGCCTCGGCCCGCATCTGCTGCGCCTGGGCCGGGTAGCGGGTGCGCAGGATGTTCAGCCAGCCATCCGCCTCCTCCAGGCCCGAGACGTCAAAGGCCGGCCCCTTGAACGTCGCCAGGTGCGAGTAGACGAGACGCTGCATCGCGTCTGGGTTATCTGCGGCCTTGGGGTTGTTCTTGATGTAGATGTCGTACATCGTCGCCGCAAGCTCCATGTTGCGCCGATCGTAGTAGAAGTCGGCGAGGGCCCGGCCGGCGCGCTCGGCGAGTTTGCTGCCCGGGGCCCGCTCCTGGATGCGGATGAACAGTTCCTCCGCTTCGTCGTAGGCGCGAAACCACCGCATCCCCCACAGCTTGCGCCGCAGGCCACCGGCGAAGAGCTGCGCCACTTCAAACTCGCGCTCGAGCGCGATCATGAACGCTTCGCTGCCGGGGAACATGCGGCAGATGGCCTCGTAGTCAAAGAGCGACTTGTAGTAGTCCTTGGCGAGGAAGAGTGAATCGGCGCGGATGAGGTACGCCTCGGCCTCGAGCGGATCGCCCTTGTGGTTCTTGAGCCAGTTGTCCATGCGCCGCCGGGCGTCGCCGTAGCGCTTCTGAGCCAGCGCCTGCCGCGCGAGGTGCAGTTCGCCCGCGGGCGTGTCGAGTTGCGGCTCATCGACGATTTGCCACGTGCCCTCGGCCGTCAGGTCGCGCTCGACCTGCTGCGCCGCAGCGGGCGCAGCGGCCAGCGCCAGTACCAGAGTGAAGCCGGCAGCGGCAAGCGGCAGCGTGGATCGCGGTGTATTCATGGTCGCGGGCAT
This window contains:
- the ftsH gene encoding ATP-dependent zinc metalloprotease FtsH encodes the protein MADNSPKNQKRDSREPGGPGRRPDQPPPPPNMRMSRSLLMWIMLVALALLLFVVFNSKQPGQALLWGEFQTLYEQDKIDRDSVVLRANGIYGELRESTGNYPKGTIRVPISKPDEFYKQQLNELTNGAWKDDANPSLWPSLLVGLLPWILIFGVIWFFLFRGLRSAGGGAGMFGSFGRSRHRLTSKEHTNVTFADVAGIEEAKDELTEIVEFLKNPKKFQRLGARIPRGVLLNGPPGCGKTLLAKAIAGEADVPFFSISGSDFVEMFVGVGASRVRDLFKQAKENNPCIIFLDEIDAVGRKRGSGFATGGNDEREQTLNAILVEMDGFETSDQVIVIAATNRADVLDPALTRPGRFDRQVIVSLPDLKGRTEILKVHARKVKLAPTVNLERTARGTPMFSGADLAAIINEAAIIATLAGKDYVDQDDLDESRDKIKFGRARKSRVIEEKEKVATAYHEAGHAVVQSLLPDADPLHKVTIIPRGQYGGATFSLPEKDRYGFGLKYLQSTMRVMCGGRIAEEIMTGDVSSGAAQDIAQVTAFARMMILEWGMSKRLGFVRYGHDEAGDFALPEKGYSDETARIIDEEIKRLSDEAYTDCEKLIRENWQKVEAVADALLKFETLSADEVHRLMRGDTIDKPTVSDLLAAEHRKKRAPGESIVGKNAPAADGEEPGSGVVPSPA
- a CDS encoding LptE family protein; this encodes MRTLVRIAAATAALSAAAAITGCASTDGSGDRTGYTADSLYPEKYHSIAVPIFDNRTYYTGVEREITDALIKEIQKRTPYAVVNTSDAAQTELSGTITGVEKTRLNRSRGSGLVREMLLSVTVDFQWRDVRTGKMIVQRQNFSVGDEYMPSRPVGERPEIAEFGVSQRLAEQIVAAMRDQW
- the bamD gene encoding outer membrane protein assembly factor BamD, translated to MNTPRSTLPLAAAGFTLVLALAAAPAAAQQVERDLTAEGTWQIVDEPQLDTPAGELHLARQALAQKRYGDARRRMDNWLKNHKGDPLEAEAYLIRADSLFLAKDYYKSLFDYEAICRMFPGSEAFMIALEREFEVAQLFAGGLRRKLWGMRWFRAYDEAEELFIRIQERAPGSKLAERAGRALADFYYDRRNMELAATMYDIYIKNNPKAADNPDAMQRLVYSHLATFKGPAFDVSGLEEADGWLNILRTRYPAQAQQMRAEALQQRIEEARAEKMLVDADFYLRRKDEVSARFVLKRLIDKHSSTLAAQRAYKAMKERGWVSDEVPEELLQDAPPVTADAAAPEATGPESAEPEPAGPPVEDQP